In Ruminiclostridium papyrosolvens DSM 2782, the following proteins share a genomic window:
- the rpoZ gene encoding DNA-directed RNA polymerase subunit omega, whose protein sequence is MIYPSINELMKKVDSRYTLAVEAAKRARQLVDGANKMTKFNSDKEVTIAIHEIAEDKITYVRTKSGIK, encoded by the coding sequence ATGATTTATCCTTCAATCAATGAATTGATGAAAAAAGTAGACAGCAGGTACACATTAGCTGTTGAAGCTGCAAAAAGAGCAAGACAATTAGTAGACGGGGCAAACAAAATGACTAAGTTTAACTCCGATAAAGAAGTTACTATTGCTATTCACGAGATAGCAGAGGATAAAATAACTTATGTTAGAACAAAGAGCGGGATAAAATAG
- the gmk gene encoding guanylate kinase, protein MQQKGLLVVVSGPSGTGKGTVCKKLLSQRDNVRYSVSATTRKPREGEIEGQSYFFVSESKFLDMIKNDALIEWDKYCDNYYGTPKSYVDSCMENGMDIILEITVEGALEIKQKYPDSVLIFILPPSFDELRRRIECRATECTDVIEKRLQKAASEIKYVSKYDYLILNDSVDEAVLNIEKVLDSERLKPSRNTEMIESLSSNSGGII, encoded by the coding sequence CGGACCTTCAGGAACTGGAAAGGGTACGGTATGCAAAAAATTGTTGTCTCAAAGGGATAATGTGAGGTATTCTGTTTCAGCCACTACCAGAAAGCCACGAGAAGGCGAAATTGAGGGCCAGAGTTATTTCTTTGTTTCAGAAAGCAAATTTTTGGATATGATAAAGAATGATGCCCTCATTGAATGGGATAAGTACTGTGACAATTACTATGGTACACCAAAGTCATATGTGGATTCCTGCATGGAAAACGGTATGGACATAATATTGGAAATAACCGTTGAAGGGGCTCTTGAAATAAAGCAAAAGTACCCTGATTCCGTACTTATATTTATTCTGCCACCCTCCTTTGATGAATTAAGAAGGAGAATAGAGTGCAGAGCTACAGAGTGTACTGATGTTATAGAAAAAAGATTACAAAAGGCTGCCAGCGAAATTAAGTATGTATCAAAATATGACTATTTGATTTTGAATGACAGTGTTGATGAAGCAGTTCTGAATATAGAAAAGGTTTTAGACAGTGAGCGGTTAAAGCCGTCAAGAAATACTGAAATGATAGAGAGTTTATCAAGTAATTCGGGAGGTATTATATAA